From a region of the Gossypium raimondii isolate GPD5lz chromosome 10, ASM2569854v1, whole genome shotgun sequence genome:
- the LOC105776753 gene encoding probable CoA ligase CCL8 isoform X1 yields the protein MTGIITYSFKGLNYVSLLRPSAFHRYRYCYLNPFVTPPFTNASFSSSLPSNSLGSEPATLMEVVKAAWRPSVAGSIAIRADQKSYTYSQLLSSACNISRLLFSTNIKINNKGVSGHGNLGGARIGIVAKPSAEFVAGMLGTWLSGGVAVPLALSYPEAELLHVMNDSDISFVLSTEDYSETMQSIATGCAAQFSLIPPVSSTFSSPNMTDELQTGEIEADGILIDENPALIVYTSGTTGKPKGVVHTHKSISAQVKMLADAWEYTSTDQFLHCLPLHHVHGLFNALLAPLYAGSTVEFIPKFSVRSIWQRWRESYPKNGAKADDAITVFTGVPTMYARLIQGYQAMDPEQQALSAYAAQQLRLMMSGSSALPQPVMHEWETITGHCLLERYGMTEFVMAISNPLRGARKAGTVGKPFPGVQVRIAEDKSGGGTIGEGELCVKSPSLFKEYWKLPQVTKESFTDDGFFKTGDACRVDEDGYYVILGRKDIWFHIVDCSVACDKLCWHFLSTSADIMKVGGYKLSALEIESVLLQHPDIAECCVFGLPDKDYGEAVSAIVVLDSEQKRKQEESNSAFSLEELCNWAKDKLAPYKLPTRLMLWDSLPRNAMGKVNKKELKRQLGNEK from the exons ATGACAGGAATCATCACCTACTCATTTAAAGGTCTCAACTACGTCTCCCTACTTCGCCCCTCGGCTTTTCATCGCTATCGTTACTGCTATCTTAATCCTTTCGTCACACCTCCATTCACCAACGCTTCCTTCTCTTCTTCACTTCCCTCTAACTCCT TGGGATCAGAACCGGCTACGTTAATGGAAGTGGTTAAAGCAGCTTGGAGGCCATCTGTTGCAGGGAGTATAGCAATTCGAGCTGATCAAAAGAGCTATACTTACTCGCAACTCCTCTCCTCTGCATGCAACATATCTAGGCTGTTATTCAGCACCAACATCAAAATT AATAATAAAGGCGTTAGTGGACATGGAAATCTTGGTGGAGCTCGAATTGGTATTGTTGCTAAACCTTCTGCTGAGTTCGTGGCTGGAATGCTGGGCACTTGGCTTAGTGGAGGTGTTGCTGTTCCACTAGCTCTCAGCTATCCTGAGGCTGAGCTCTTGCATGTTATGAATGATTCG GATATATCTTTTGTATTGAGTACTGAAGACTACAGTGAAACTATGCAAAGTATTGCCACTGGATGTGCAGCACAATTTTCACTTATTCCTCCTGTTTCCAGCACTTTCTCATCCCCTAATATGACTGATGAATTGCAAACTGGAGAGATAGAAGCAGATGGAATTTTGATAG ATGAAAATCCGGCATTGATCGTCTACACGAGTGGTACAACAGGTAAACCTAAAGGAGTAGTTCATACCCATAAGAGCATCTCTGCACAG GTGAAAATGCTAGCTGATGCCTGGGAGTATACGTCTACTGATCAGTTTCTGCATTGTCTACCACTACATCAT GTTCACGGACTTTTTAATGCTTTACTTGCCCCTTTGTATGCTGGCTCAACT GTTGAATTTATACCCAAGTTTAGCGTAAGGAGtatttggcaaagatggcgtgaATCATACCCAAAAAATGGGGCTAAGGCTGATGATGCCATTACTGTTTTTACGGGT GTTCCAACAATGTACGCTAGATTGATACAAGGTTACCAAGCAATGGATCCAGAGCAACAAGCTTTATCTGCCTATGCTGCACAACAGTTGCGTCTTATG ATGTCTGGGTCTTCTGCACTTCCTCAACCTGTCATGCACGAATGGGAAACCATCACTGGACACTGCCTTTTAGAACGGTATGGGATGACTGAG TTTGTCATGGCAATATCAAATCCATTGAGGGGTGCTCGGAAGGCAGGCACAGTTGGCAAACCGTTTCCTGGTGTGCAG GTCAGGATTGCTGAAGATAAAAGCGGGGGTGGTACAATTGGCGAGGGTGAACTTTGTGTTAAAAGTCCTTCATTGTTTAAAGAATACTGGAAACTTCCTCAG GTAACCAAGGAATCGTTTACTGATGATGGGTTCTTCAAGACTGGGGATGCTTGTAGAGTAGATGAAGATGGATACTACGTCATTTTGGGACGTAAGGACATCTGGTTTCATATTGTTGATTGTTCAGTTGCTTGTGATAAATTATGCTGGCATTTTCTTA GTACAAGTGCTGATATAATGAAGGTTGGTGGATACAAATTGTCTGCCTTGGAAATTGAATCAGTTCTTTTACAG CACCCTGATATAGCAGAGTGCTGTGTGTTTGGCTTACCGGATAAGGATTATGGAGAAGCTGTATCTGCAATAGTGGTGCTGGATTCGgaacaaaaaaggaaacaagAAGAGTCAAACTCTGCTTTCAGTTTGGAAGAGCTTTGCAACTGGGCTAAAGACAAACTTGCTCCATACAAG CTTCCAACGAGATTAATGTTGTGGGATTCTCTTCCTCGTAACGCGATGGGAAAG GTGAACAAGAAAGAGCTGAAGAGACAGTTGGGCAATGAAAAGTAA
- the LOC105775170 gene encoding alanine aminotransferase 1, mitochondrial, with amino-acid sequence IKIGFLSQKLQQEIQAKPEAYPFQEILYCNIGNPQSLGQKSITFFREVLALCDHPAILAKSETQALFSADSIERARKILDQIPGRATGAYSHSQGIKGLRDTIAAAIEARDGFPADPNDIFMTDGASPAVHMMMQLLIRSEKDGILCPIPQYPLYSASIALHGGTLVPYYLDEATGWGLEVSELKKQMQEAKSNGITVRALVVINPGNPIGQVLAEENQKAIVEFCKEECLVLLADEVYQENVYVPEKKFHSFKKVARSMGYGEKDIHLVSFQSVSKGYYGECGKRGGGYMEVTGFGADVREHIYKLASMNLCSNITGQILASLVMSPPKS; translated from the exons ATTAAGATAGGATTCCTATCGCAGAAATTGCAACAAGAGATACAGGCTAAGCCAGAGGCTTATCCCTTTCAAGAG ATTCTGTACTGCAACATTGGAAATCCTCAGTCTCTTGGTCAGAAGTCAATAACCTTTTTCCGGGAG GTTCTTGCATTGTGCGACCATCCAGCCATTTTGGCCAAAAGTGAAACACAGGCTTTATTCAG TGCGGACTCCATAGAGCGGGCTAGGAAAATTCTTGATCAAATTCCAGGAAGAGCAACTGGTGCATACAGTCACAGCCAG GGAATTAAGGGATTACGTGATACTATTGCTGCTGCAATCGAGGCTCGTGATGGTTTTCCTGCTGATCCAAATGATATTTTCATGACAGATGGTGCCAGCCCTGCA GTGCATATGATGATGCAGTTACTGATAAGATCTGAGAAAGATGGAATTCTCTGTCCCATCCCTCAGTATCCTTTATACTCCGCTTCAATTGCGCTGCATGGTGGAACTTTG GTTCCCTACTATCTTGATGAAGCTACAGGATGGGGTTTGGAAGTATCTGAGCTTAAGAAACAAATGCAGGAAGCCAAGTCTAATGGCATCACAGTTAGGGCCTTGGTTGTAATAAATCCAGGCAACCCAATAGGACAG GTTCTTGCTGAGGAAAACCAGAAGGCAATCGTGGAGTTCTGCAAGGAAGAATGTCTTGTTTTACTAGCAGATGAG GTTTACCAGGAGAATGTTTATGTTCCTGAAAAGAAATTCCACTCTTTTAAGAAGGTTGCTCGATCTATGGGTTACGGCGAGAAGGATATACACTTGGTATCTTTTCAGTCGGTCTCGAAAG GGTATTATGGAGAGTGTGGAAAAAGGGGAGGAGGTTACATGGAGGTTACTGGGTTTGGTGCTGATGTGAGGGAGCATATATACAAATTAGCATCTATGAATCTGTGTTCTAACATCACTGGTCAAATTCTTGCTAGTCTTGTCATGAGTCCACCTAAG AGCTGA
- the LOC105776753 gene encoding probable CoA ligase CCL8 isoform X2, which produces MTGIITYSFKGLNYVSLLRPSAFHRYRYCYLNPFVTPPFTNASFSSSLPSNSLGSEPATLMEVVKAAWRPSVAGSIAIRADQKSYTYSQLLSSACNISRLLFSTNIKINNKGVSGHGNLGGARIGIVAKPSAEFVAGMLGTWLSGGVAVPLALSYPEAELLHVMNDSDISFVLSTEDYSETMQSIATGCAAQFSLIPPVSSTFSSPNMTDELQTGEIEADGILIDENPALIVYTSGTTGKPKGVVHTHKSISAQVKMLADAWEYTSTDQFLHCLPLHHVHGLFNALLAPLYAGSTVEFIPKFSVRSIWQRWRESYPKNGAKADDAITVFTGVPTMYARLIQGYQAMDPEQQALSAYAAQQLRLMMSGSSALPQPVMHEWETITGHCLLERYGMTEFVMAISNPLRGARKAGTVGKPFPGVQVRIAEDKSGGGTIGEGELCVKSPSLFKEYWKLPQVTKESFTDDGFFKTGDACRVDEDGYYVILGRTSADIMKVGGYKLSALEIESVLLQHPDIAECCVFGLPDKDYGEAVSAIVVLDSEQKRKQEESNSAFSLEELCNWAKDKLAPYKLPTRLMLWDSLPRNAMGKVNKKELKRQLGNEK; this is translated from the exons ATGACAGGAATCATCACCTACTCATTTAAAGGTCTCAACTACGTCTCCCTACTTCGCCCCTCGGCTTTTCATCGCTATCGTTACTGCTATCTTAATCCTTTCGTCACACCTCCATTCACCAACGCTTCCTTCTCTTCTTCACTTCCCTCTAACTCCT TGGGATCAGAACCGGCTACGTTAATGGAAGTGGTTAAAGCAGCTTGGAGGCCATCTGTTGCAGGGAGTATAGCAATTCGAGCTGATCAAAAGAGCTATACTTACTCGCAACTCCTCTCCTCTGCATGCAACATATCTAGGCTGTTATTCAGCACCAACATCAAAATT AATAATAAAGGCGTTAGTGGACATGGAAATCTTGGTGGAGCTCGAATTGGTATTGTTGCTAAACCTTCTGCTGAGTTCGTGGCTGGAATGCTGGGCACTTGGCTTAGTGGAGGTGTTGCTGTTCCACTAGCTCTCAGCTATCCTGAGGCTGAGCTCTTGCATGTTATGAATGATTCG GATATATCTTTTGTATTGAGTACTGAAGACTACAGTGAAACTATGCAAAGTATTGCCACTGGATGTGCAGCACAATTTTCACTTATTCCTCCTGTTTCCAGCACTTTCTCATCCCCTAATATGACTGATGAATTGCAAACTGGAGAGATAGAAGCAGATGGAATTTTGATAG ATGAAAATCCGGCATTGATCGTCTACACGAGTGGTACAACAGGTAAACCTAAAGGAGTAGTTCATACCCATAAGAGCATCTCTGCACAG GTGAAAATGCTAGCTGATGCCTGGGAGTATACGTCTACTGATCAGTTTCTGCATTGTCTACCACTACATCAT GTTCACGGACTTTTTAATGCTTTACTTGCCCCTTTGTATGCTGGCTCAACT GTTGAATTTATACCCAAGTTTAGCGTAAGGAGtatttggcaaagatggcgtgaATCATACCCAAAAAATGGGGCTAAGGCTGATGATGCCATTACTGTTTTTACGGGT GTTCCAACAATGTACGCTAGATTGATACAAGGTTACCAAGCAATGGATCCAGAGCAACAAGCTTTATCTGCCTATGCTGCACAACAGTTGCGTCTTATG ATGTCTGGGTCTTCTGCACTTCCTCAACCTGTCATGCACGAATGGGAAACCATCACTGGACACTGCCTTTTAGAACGGTATGGGATGACTGAG TTTGTCATGGCAATATCAAATCCATTGAGGGGTGCTCGGAAGGCAGGCACAGTTGGCAAACCGTTTCCTGGTGTGCAG GTCAGGATTGCTGAAGATAAAAGCGGGGGTGGTACAATTGGCGAGGGTGAACTTTGTGTTAAAAGTCCTTCATTGTTTAAAGAATACTGGAAACTTCCTCAG GTAACCAAGGAATCGTTTACTGATGATGGGTTCTTCAAGACTGGGGATGCTTGTAGAGTAGATGAAGATGGATACTACGTCATTTTGGGAC GTACAAGTGCTGATATAATGAAGGTTGGTGGATACAAATTGTCTGCCTTGGAAATTGAATCAGTTCTTTTACAG CACCCTGATATAGCAGAGTGCTGTGTGTTTGGCTTACCGGATAAGGATTATGGAGAAGCTGTATCTGCAATAGTGGTGCTGGATTCGgaacaaaaaaggaaacaagAAGAGTCAAACTCTGCTTTCAGTTTGGAAGAGCTTTGCAACTGGGCTAAAGACAAACTTGCTCCATACAAG CTTCCAACGAGATTAATGTTGTGGGATTCTCTTCCTCGTAACGCGATGGGAAAG GTGAACAAGAAAGAGCTGAAGAGACAGTTGGGCAATGAAAAGTAA